From a region of the Bacteroidota bacterium genome:
- the vgrG gene encoding type VI secretion system tip protein VgrG — protein sequence MRVLLGSKDITLKYGIVSVFTSNQVNRIPQATLVLHDGSAASQNFELSATNEFVPGKKITIKLGYAQREQTVFEGIIIKHSIKAPLKGNSTLVLELRDQAVKTTLVRKNKVFTAASDTQIITDLAKASGLKIASVDASALVHKEMVQYYCSDWDFMLSRAEANGWLVFAQNGKLSAGAPRWLNAALPKLTLAYGDNIVDFEADMDARDQYKSVSAKAWSTAEQNVQEKDARAVPAAEQGNLSATALADVFGSELKLQHTGKRGKLELQAWANAKLMRSRLAKVCGRVRIYGTSAIETGDFILLQGLGKRFNGPAFVSGVVHSFTAGSTWVTDISFGYSQEAFAVRYATINDKPSAGLLPSVNGLLTGIVTKIENDPEGEYRVQLRIPVISSSGEGIWARIARADAGNGRGMIFRPEVNDEVIVGFINDDPRDPVVLGMLHSSKLNPPADFSHSDAQNKLKGIVTKSKIKLLFDDEKKTVTVSTPGKNSIEISDDQKSITLKDQHGNKIVMDKNGITMESSKDFIVKAKGNIKAEATNIEQKAKTKYAAEGSSTAELKSPGQTVIKGGVVNIN from the coding sequence ATGAGGGTATTATTGGGATCAAAAGATATTACACTTAAATACGGTATTGTTTCTGTATTTACCAGTAATCAGGTAAATCGTATTCCGCAGGCTACGCTTGTGTTGCATGATGGTAGTGCAGCAAGTCAGAATTTTGAACTGAGTGCAACCAACGAATTTGTTCCAGGTAAAAAAATAACGATCAAATTGGGCTATGCCCAACGTGAACAAACCGTTTTTGAAGGCATAATAATTAAGCACAGCATTAAAGCGCCGCTTAAAGGGAATTCCACACTGGTGCTCGAGCTGCGCGATCAGGCGGTGAAAACAACTCTGGTTCGTAAAAACAAAGTGTTTACAGCTGCGAGTGATACACAGATCATTACAGATCTGGCAAAAGCCTCAGGGCTGAAAATAGCTTCGGTGGATGCATCCGCACTGGTACACAAGGAAATGGTGCAGTACTATTGCAGCGACTGGGATTTTATGCTTTCGCGGGCTGAGGCCAATGGCTGGTTAGTGTTTGCGCAAAACGGAAAGCTGAGCGCAGGTGCTCCCAGGTGGCTCAATGCTGCACTGCCTAAACTCACTCTGGCTTACGGCGATAACATTGTGGATTTTGAAGCCGACATGGATGCGCGCGATCAGTATAAAAGTGTGAGTGCGAAGGCATGGAGCACTGCCGAGCAGAATGTGCAGGAAAAAGATGCCCGCGCAGTACCCGCTGCCGAACAAGGTAATCTTTCAGCCACGGCGCTTGCTGATGTATTTGGCTCAGAGCTGAAGTTGCAGCATACCGGTAAGCGCGGCAAACTCGAATTGCAGGCCTGGGCCAATGCCAAACTCATGCGCAGTCGGCTGGCGAAAGTTTGCGGGCGTGTGCGGATTTATGGCACATCAGCCATTGAAACCGGCGATTTTATTCTGCTGCAGGGTCTGGGCAAACGTTTCAACGGCCCGGCTTTTGTGTCGGGTGTGGTGCATAGTTTTACGGCCGGCAGCACCTGGGTTACGGATATTTCGTTTGGCTATTCGCAGGAAGCATTTGCCGTGCGTTATGCCACGATAAACGACAAACCCTCGGCGGGTTTGCTTCCATCAGTAAATGGTTTGCTCACGGGCATTGTAACCAAAATTGAAAACGATCCTGAAGGCGAATACCGTGTGCAGCTTCGCATTCCGGTAATCAGCAGCAGCGGCGAAGGCATCTGGGCACGTATTGCACGCGCCGATGCAGGAAACGGCCGCGGAATGATTTTCCGCCCCGAAGTAAACGACGAAGTGATTGTGGGATTCATAAACGATGATCCCCGCGATCCTGTTGTACTCGGCATGCTGCACAGCAGTAAACTCAATCCGCCGGCCGATTTCAGCCACAGCGATGCGCAAAACAAACTGAAAGGCATTGTCACAAAAAGCAAAATCAAATTGCTTTTCGACGATGAAAAGAAAACCGTAACCGTTTCCACGCCTGGCAAAAACAGTATTGAAATCAGTGATGATCAGAAAAGCATTACGCTGAAAGATCAGCACGGCAACAAAATTGTGATGGATAAAAACGGCATCACAATGGAAAGCAGTAAGGATTTCATTGTGAAAGCAAAAGGCAATATCAAAGCCGAAGCCACCAACATTGAGCAGAAAGCAAAAACAAAATATGCCGCCGAAGGCAGCAGTACGGCCGAGCTGAAAAGCCCGGGACAAACTGTTATCAAAGGCGGAGTTGTAAATATTAATTAA
- a CDS encoding PAAR domain-containing protein: MPAAARIGDTTSHGGTVTGPGDATVLIGKKPAAVLMDTHVCPIVTNPPHPSSTPFTVGSATVFIGNKPALRVNAVCACGAQIVTGEFTVNIGG, translated from the coding sequence ATGCCTGCAGCAGCCCGCATTGGCGATACAACTTCTCACGGCGGTACAGTTACCGGCCCGGGTGATGCTACCGTACTCATCGGTAAGAAACCTGCCGCTGTACTTATGGATACACACGTTTGTCCGATTGTAACCAATCCGCCGCATCCTTCTTCCACACCATTTACCGTGGGAAGCGCAACGGTGTTCATTGGCAACAAACCGGCACTCCGTGTAAATGCGGTGTGTGCCTGCGGTGCGCAAATTGTAACCGGAGAGTTTACAGTAAACATTGGTGGATAA
- a CDS encoding GPW/gp25 family protein, which translates to MDEQQIREQLETAGFLGQGWAFPVTFQSTSGTAEMVKGAEDIKQSLLILLGTALGERVLRADFGCNLENNIFDPLESGFQTLLTEIIRQAIVKYEPRISFDAIEIYTEPNEGRVEITVNYTISSTNTRSNIIYPFYLNEGTNVAQ; encoded by the coding sequence ATGGACGAACAGCAAATCAGAGAACAACTTGAAACAGCCGGCTTTCTGGGTCAGGGCTGGGCTTTTCCGGTTACTTTCCAGTCAACATCAGGCACAGCCGAAATGGTAAAAGGTGCCGAAGACATTAAACAGAGTTTACTCATTCTGCTGGGTACTGCGCTTGGCGAACGTGTATTGCGTGCCGATTTCGGTTGCAACCTGGAGAACAACATTTTTGATCCGCTTGAGTCGGGCTTTCAAACTCTGCTCACCGAAATCATCCGGCAGGCGATTGTTAAATACGAACCCCGAATCAGTTTCGATGCGATCGAAATTTATACAGAACCCAATGAAGGGCGTGTAGAGATTACTGTGAATTATACTATTTCATCTACCAACACACGTTCCAATATTATTTATCCCTTTTATCTGAACGAAGGCACAAACGTAGCGCAATGA
- a CDS encoding baseplate J/gp47 family protein, whose amino-acid sequence MSTDCNTKNTLLRNGTSQPQRKLRELLPDYIGVDERSMDELLDFTKQFATEIRFHDVNLPLSQVPSANWVSFFDQSLSDDQRTAPHFALFSAFLELFSVAQNDLNGFTERHLDFYYRDVLQLNEKPAAADQVFLVFKLAGETAQLLVRKSAEADAKKDALGNDLVYTTNNDVVFNQAEVAELKSVFIDRFNTTGLPNALPNQLYASPVADSANGQGAEFDTEEKRWKTFGRPTAATIFTPADYRPFGELGFAFASPVLWMAEGRRRVTITLSLNQTYIGNPSIVSQLLGSPTHFPVITPTPVAATRPELLQVMSRPTAPQVNIPVTAATDTTLSSLVLAPQQDPDAQIQSTQQLLINALDVKFSGEKEWLQALVTNVVYNQTQQKLIITVYLPEGVKAVTGYNEEVLSQPFRTSEPVVKLTFRQNSPGYPLFFSYLNGKTLYRADLRVNVSGVRNLILQSDEATLTPDKPFAPFGSRPQIGSTFYVGSPEVMSKHISQLNLSLVWHGRPDNFADYYSHYSPINSQYRNNDSFKVQADLLIDRSWRNIADSMDLFAGELTTRRFNFDNTLPSLPFDSDTRSVEEYTSLTRRGFLRLTLKGKDFGHNDFQMIYAERALYLATLPATSTVTDKSMPREPYTPLIKSIQMDYTASDSVDFTTQANATQASVFYHVEPFGVAPQERSGNVAGVDAMPYYGHEGNLFIGLRNLKSPQVLTLLFKVSEGSADPDVMLEPLTFHYLSHNRWVKFTPAQILGNTTNNLLDSGIVTLSLPRAMNTDNTLFTEGLGWIRISAAQNSASLCDLIDVKAQAVSATFSNRDNDPAHLEKALPAQTIKSLLNDDDGLRTVEQPYASFGGHAAETAEAFRIRVSERLRHKQRAITLWDYEHLVLEAFPQVFRAKAINHTRMEPATTQTPAIYTELAPGHVGMVLVADLRNKNAVNPLQPRLPLLTLENVKSYLRSIMPPLAEIHVRNPYFEEVRLAFDVKFRAGFDISYYSDQLQNDIRNFFAPWLNGNAEINFGGRIHKSAVIDMIDELPYVDYISCMSMEQIIPGSTPVILRDIETAEPTRAASVLTSAALHLINVLEEETCDCPENDVRNPFPESGTTMAHCGDEDLQTRDGIGADIINTDFIVGQSGSEGIGYWSIENNFNVQ is encoded by the coding sequence ATGAGTACCGACTGCAACACCAAAAACACCCTGCTGCGCAACGGAACAAGCCAGCCGCAGCGAAAGCTCCGCGAGTTACTTCCCGATTATATCGGTGTGGACGAGCGCAGCATGGATGAACTGCTTGACTTTACCAAGCAGTTTGCCACCGAAATCCGTTTTCACGATGTAAACCTGCCGCTCAGTCAGGTGCCTTCCGCAAACTGGGTGAGCTTTTTCGATCAGTCGCTTAGCGATGATCAGCGTACAGCTCCGCATTTTGCTTTGTTCTCGGCTTTTCTCGAATTGTTCAGTGTGGCGCAAAACGATCTGAACGGATTCACCGAACGCCATCTCGATTTTTACTATCGCGATGTGCTTCAGCTCAACGAAAAGCCCGCCGCCGCCGATCAGGTTTTTCTGGTATTCAAACTTGCTGGCGAAACGGCGCAGCTGCTGGTGCGTAAATCGGCCGAAGCCGATGCGAAAAAAGATGCGCTGGGCAACGATCTGGTTTATACAACCAACAATGATGTGGTGTTCAATCAGGCCGAAGTAGCCGAACTGAAATCGGTTTTCATCGACCGTTTCAACACCACCGGTTTGCCCAATGCGCTGCCCAATCAGTTATATGCTTCGCCCGTGGCTGATTCGGCAAACGGACAGGGTGCGGAGTTTGATACAGAAGAGAAACGATGGAAAACATTCGGCCGTCCCACAGCCGCTACCATTTTCACACCTGCCGATTACCGGCCGTTTGGCGAACTGGGTTTCGCATTCGCCTCACCTGTATTATGGATGGCCGAAGGCAGACGCCGCGTAACCATTACCCTGAGCTTGAATCAAACCTACATCGGCAATCCTTCAATCGTTTCTCAGTTACTTGGTTCACCCACGCACTTCCCGGTAATTACCCCCACACCCGTAGCGGCCACGCGCCCCGAGCTTTTGCAGGTTATGTCGCGCCCTACGGCTCCGCAAGTGAATATACCTGTTACGGCGGCTACCGATACCACGCTGAGCAGCCTTGTGCTTGCACCGCAGCAGGATCCTGATGCGCAGATACAAAGCACACAGCAACTGCTCATCAATGCTCTTGATGTAAAATTCAGCGGCGAAAAAGAATGGCTGCAGGCATTGGTGACCAATGTGGTGTATAATCAGACGCAACAAAAACTAATTATCACGGTGTATTTGCCGGAAGGCGTAAAAGCGGTTACCGGTTACAACGAAGAAGTACTCAGCCAGCCTTTCCGTACTTCGGAGCCGGTGGTGAAACTTACTTTCCGGCAAAACTCGCCGGGCTATCCGCTGTTCTTCTCTTACCTGAACGGAAAAACACTTTACCGTGCCGATTTGCGCGTTAACGTAAGTGGTGTGCGTAACCTCATTCTGCAAAGCGATGAAGCCACACTTACACCTGATAAACCTTTTGCCCCATTCGGCAGCCGCCCGCAAATCGGTTCTACCTTTTATGTGGGAAGCCCTGAAGTAATGAGTAAGCATATCAGCCAGCTTAACCTTAGTCTGGTTTGGCATGGCCGGCCCGATAATTTTGCGGATTACTACAGTCATTATTCCCCCATCAATTCGCAGTACCGCAACAACGATTCGTTTAAAGTGCAGGCCGATCTGCTCATCGATCGTTCATGGCGCAACATTGCCGACAGTATGGATCTTTTTGCCGGTGAATTAACCACGCGCCGGTTCAATTTTGATAATACGCTGCCTTCGCTGCCATTCGACAGTGATACGCGAAGTGTGGAAGAATATACTTCGCTTACGCGCCGTGGTTTTTTGCGGCTCACGCTTAAAGGAAAGGATTTCGGGCATAATGACTTTCAGATGATTTATGCCGAGCGCGCACTGTACTTAGCGACCTTACCTGCAACGAGTACTGTAACCGACAAGTCGATGCCGCGCGAACCCTATACGCCGCTCATCAAGTCGATACAGATGGATTACACCGCAAGCGATTCGGTTGATTTTACAACCCAGGCAAATGCTACGCAGGCTTCGGTATTTTATCATGTGGAACCCTTTGGCGTAGCCCCGCAGGAGCGTAGTGGTAATGTAGCCGGCGTGGATGCCATGCCGTATTACGGTCACGAAGGCAATCTCTTCATTGGTTTGCGCAATTTGAAATCGCCGCAGGTGCTTACGTTGCTGTTCAAGGTATCAGAAGGCAGCGCCGATCCTGACGTGATGCTGGAGCCGCTTACCTTTCATTATCTCTCACACAACCGCTGGGTGAAATTTACACCGGCACAAATTCTTGGTAATACCACCAACAACCTGCTTGACTCCGGCATTGTCACACTTTCGTTGCCACGTGCAATGAATACCGATAATACTCTTTTTACCGAAGGTTTGGGATGGATACGTATTTCAGCTGCTCAAAACTCAGCTTCGCTATGTGATCTGATTGATGTGAAAGCGCAGGCAGTTTCCGCCACATTCAGCAACCGCGATAATGATCCGGCGCATCTTGAAAAGGCATTGCCTGCGCAAACCATAAAAAGTTTGCTGAATGATGACGATGGTTTGCGTACGGTAGAACAGCCTTACGCTTCATTCGGCGGTCATGCCGCCGAAACAGCCGAAGCATTCCGCATACGTGTGAGCGAACGTTTGCGCCACAAGCAGCGTGCAATTACGCTTTGGGATTACGAGCATCTTGTACTCGAAGCTTTTCCGCAGGTGTTTCGCGCGAAAGCCATTAACCACACACGCATGGAACCGGCCACCACGCAAACGCCGGCTATTTACACCGAACTTGCACCCGGCCATGTAGGAATGGTGCTTGTGGCCGATTTGCGCAACAAAAATGCAGTGAACCCGCTGCAGCCGCGTTTGCCGCTGCTCACACTTGAAAATGTGAAAAGCTATCTGCGCAGCATTATGCCGCCGCTGGCCGAGATCCATGTGCGCAATCCCTATTTTGAAGAAGTACGCCTTGCGTTTGATGTGAAATTCCGTGCCGGCTTCGATATCAGCTATTACAGCGATCAGTTGCAGAATGACATCCGCAATTTCTTTGCACCGTGGCTCAATGGTAATGCCGAAATCAATTTCGGCGGCCGTATTCATAAATCGGCGGTTATTGACATGATTGATGAGCTGCCCTATGTTGATTATATCTCCTGCATGAGCATGGAGCAGATTATTCCCGGCAGCACACCGGTAATACTGCGCGATATTGAAACTGCCGAACCCACACGCGCAGCATCCGTGCTTACTTCGGCAGCCCTGCACCTGATCAATGTGCTTGAAGAGGAAACCTGCGATTGCCCCGAAAACGATGTGCGTAATCCCTTCCCCGAATCCGGAACAACGATGGCACATTGCGGCGACGAAGATTTACAAACCCGCGATGGCATTGGCGCCGATATCATCAATACCGATTTCATTGTTGGTCAGAGCGGTTCGGAAGGAATCGGATACTGGTCAATCGAAAACAATTTTAACGTTCAATAA
- a CDS encoding GNAT family N-acetyltransferase — MFQKLSASSGYAAQKCPVTGLVLAAQGFVVRTLDAVRMKRTAPDSDTDTYTAPLPSGLRADLFLHIARVPASHWDSLIKPDQFFLTRSFLQVTEETASPGLSFIYALIYKDDVPFTALYFQVVHLSADHMAGILAPLAVAKPLPGIGSNWSEWLRRCREENGLRLLISGNNFVSGEYGIAFQNDTDKPLAFTALAETVKHITKTFTSPVKISAVLVKDYYQHGAAKDLRHLSRYRYHKFSVEPEMIVPLRSEWKNFDDYMGAMVKKYRTRTRSVLSKTAALQVEELNSTNLTAEIDQLYALYTQVNSRARFRLTKLTAGYFVQMKTAFPDFFRIHVYRLHGKPVAFRTSFLLPGAQGQKPALEAHFIGLDYAVNNELHLYQRLLYDFVREGIDAGARQIFLGRTAPEIKSTVGAQAYELTCCIRHRNGFSNQIIRPFIDYLKPSSWVPRNPFGETV; from the coding sequence ATGTTTCAGAAACTATCAGCTTCTTCGGGTTACGCGGCGCAGAAATGTCCGGTTACAGGACTTGTGCTTGCTGCGCAAGGATTTGTTGTGCGTACATTAGATGCGGTGAGAATGAAACGCACAGCGCCCGATTCTGATACAGACACTTATACAGCGCCCCTGCCATCGGGTCTCAGGGCTGATTTGTTTTTGCACATAGCGCGTGTACCGGCGTCGCACTGGGACAGCCTGATAAAGCCCGACCAGTTTTTTCTGACCCGTTCGTTTTTGCAGGTTACGGAAGAAACGGCCTCGCCCGGACTTTCGTTCATTTATGCGCTCATTTACAAAGACGATGTGCCTTTTACGGCGTTGTATTTTCAGGTAGTGCACCTCAGCGCCGATCACATGGCCGGTATTCTGGCGCCGCTGGCTGTGGCCAAACCCCTGCCGGGCATTGGAAGCAACTGGAGCGAATGGCTGCGCCGTTGTCGCGAGGAAAATGGACTGCGCCTGCTCATTTCGGGCAACAATTTTGTGAGCGGCGAATACGGCATTGCTTTTCAAAACGACACAGACAAGCCGCTTGCATTTACCGCGCTGGCAGAAACCGTAAAACACATTACAAAAACATTTACCAGTCCGGTAAAAATTTCGGCAGTGCTTGTGAAAGACTATTACCAGCACGGTGCCGCCAAAGACCTGCGCCACCTGAGCCGTTACCGCTACCATAAATTCAGTGTAGAGCCCGAAATGATTGTGCCGCTGCGCAGTGAGTGGAAAAATTTCGACGACTACATGGGCGCTATGGTCAAAAAGTACCGCACCCGCACCCGCAGTGTGTTGTCAAAAACAGCGGCACTGCAAGTGGAAGAACTGAACAGCACAAACCTTACGGCCGAAATAGATCAGCTCTATGCGCTGTACACACAGGTAAACAGCCGCGCACGCTTTAGGCTTACCAAACTCACAGCCGGTTATTTTGTGCAAATGAAAACCGCATTCCCCGACTTTTTCCGAATTCACGTGTACCGCCTGCACGGCAAACCGGTGGCGTTCCGCACCTCTTTTCTGCTGCCCGGCGCTCAGGGGCAAAAACCCGCGCTCGAAGCACATTTTATCGGACTTGATTATGCGGTGAATAACGAGCTGCACCTCTATCAGCGTTTACTCTACGATTTTGTGCGTGAAGGTATTGATGCCGGTGCCCGGCAAATTTTCCTCGGCCGCACAGCACCCGAAATTAAATCAACCGTGGGCGCACAGGCCTATGAGTTAACCTGTTGCATCCGTCACCGCAACGGGTTTTCAAACCAGATTATCCGCCCGTTTATCGACTACCTCAAACCCTCGTCGTGGGTGCCCCGCAATCCGTTCGGCGAAACAGTGTAA